The sequence CGACTTTTCGTCAGCAAACTTATGGTCTTTCAAAAGACCAACGTCGCGCCTGCTGGGCCTTAACCCATTGCCGAACCCCGGCTTTGGGGGGGCAGTCCTTTGCTTGCAAACCCTGTCGCCATGTCCACTTTGCCTGGCACTCCTGCAATCACAAGGCCTGCCCTCAGTGCGGCGGCGGGGCCACCGCCGCTTGGATCCAGCGCGAGATGACCAAGCTGGTTCAAGCACCCTATTTCCTGGTGACCTTCACTCTACCGTCTCAGTTGCGCTCCTGTTTCTTCGGGCCCCATGCCAAAGAGGCCTACGACCTGTTCTTCACCGCAGTCTCAGGCGCGCTTTCCGAAAAGCTCGCCACCGCCAAGGGCTTTAAAGCCGCTGTCAGCGGCTTCACCGCCGCGCTCCACACCTGGAACCAGCAAATGGGCTTTCATCCCCATATTCACTGCCTGGTGCCAGGAGCCGGCCTGGACGAGGAAGGCCGCTTCGTGCAAGTCAAGCAGGCCGACTTTCTCGTTCACTTACCTCATCTCCAAGCCGCCTTTCGCCAGCATCTGCGTCAACTCTTCGACATCCATGGGTGGCAGGCTGACCCAGACGTGTGGAACTTGGACTGGGGTGTGCACATCCAACCGGCAGGCACCGGAGCCGCTGCTCTCAAGTATCTAGGCACCTACGTCGCGCGAACTGCCATCTACGATGCCCGCTTGGTTCAGATCACTGAAGAAACCGTTTCGTTCCGCTGGAAGAACCGCGACGCTGGACGCGTCGATATCTGCACTCTGCCCGGGGCCGAGTTCGTTACTCGCTACCTACAGCATGTGTTGCCTCGGGGCATGCGCTCCATTCGTTACTACGGCTTCTGCCATCCTGCGGCCAAAGCCAAGCGTTTGCGTGTGCAGTGTCACGCGGGAGGACCTGTGCAATTGGGCGACACATCCATCGCCGTGCCGCCGACGCGGCCTCACTTATGTCCGTGCTGCAATCAGCCAATGACCTTCTTGCGTAAGATCCCCTCTCCTTACAGCCAGCGAGGTCCTCCTCGGCCGGTAGCCTTGTTCACTTCGAGAGCCAAAGCATGAACGCTCTTCTGTCAAATTTTGATCGAAGCGCGATTGGGACCGTCTTGTCTTGGCGAGGCGACCAGCTTGGTCGTCAAGCGTTTCAGGGAGGTTTACCTCATGACCTGGATCTTCCATGGCTCTCGTTCTTCGTTTACGGA comes from Verrucomicrobiales bacterium and encodes:
- a CDS encoding transposase; this encodes MAAERTVLAALRQFLPTFRQQTYGLSKDQRRACWALTHCRTPALGGQSFACKPCRHVHFAWHSCNHKACPQCGGGATAAWIQREMTKLVQAPYFLVTFTLPSQLRSCFFGPHAKEAYDLFFTAVSGALSEKLATAKGFKAAVSGFTAALHTWNQQMGFHPHIHCLVPGAGLDEEGRFVQVKQADFLVHLPHLQAAFRQHLRQLFDIHGWQADPDVWNLDWGVHIQPAGTGAAALKYLGTYVARTAIYDARLVQITEETVSFRWKNRDAGRVDICTLPGAEFVTRYLQHVLPRGMRSIRYYGFCHPAAKAKRLRVQCHAGGPVQLGDTSIAVPPTRPHLCPCCNQPMTFLRKIPSPYSQRGPPRPVALFTSRAKA